The following proteins come from a genomic window of Rutidosis leptorrhynchoides isolate AG116_Rl617_1_P2 chromosome 10, CSIRO_AGI_Rlap_v1, whole genome shotgun sequence:
- the LOC139872859 gene encoding uncharacterized protein: protein MKNIHRHRHFRPLHHRNPPAPSPSYHHQHFNNDETLISTLTNILHNHKTWNSSLNNTFISNNLKPHHIEQVLINTINDPKLALRFFNFLGLHKNFNHSTTSFCILIHSLVQFNYLWPASSLIQTLLLRTSNPRVLFDFYYNTYVNVNLNFDKSLGFDLLINAYLQSKKVLDSFVIVNLMKERNLMPEIRTVSDVFNGLIRIRRFDLVLRFFDEMMEIGVRGNAYVHTAVIRCLCEVKNFDKAKEMIQQLECDENEVNIVMYNVLIHGLCKGQKMEEAMAIKESLGSKGLKADVVTYSSLVMGFCRLQQFVKGRILVNEMVEMEFVPNEAVVSSLVDGLRRSGDVISAYNLIQDLGRIGAGPSLFVYNALINSLCREGNVVEADILFRNTGSYGLTTNDITYSIIIDSLCKRGKLDYARVLLDEMNNAGIRASVYPYNSMISGYCKLGKLRIAESIFEEMVCVGLSPTVITYTILIDGYCKHENVHKALRLYHEMTGKMIFPNTYTFTALISGLCLANMMAEANDLFHEMMEKGVMPNEITYNVMIDGLCREGNTDKAFELLNDMVEKGLKPDTYTFRSLISGLCLINKVSEAKEFVNNLNEQNHKLNEMCYSALLQGYYENGRLDDAYNACNDMMKNGINIDLVCYSVLINGTAKQGDVVKLVYFLKEMHDRGLKPDNVLYTILIDAFGKAGDLDKSMGYWDIMIGEGCNPNVVTYTVIIDCLCKLGFFDKAEILCKEMLVNGVIPNHVTYGCFLDCLTNEGHMQKALVLHNVMLKGSLANTVTYNILIRGFCKMGKFQEATDALFEMYDNGILPDLISYSTIISEYCKVGDLHEAIKLWDLMIDRGLKPDLVAYNSIIQGCRVTGELIKADEFRDDMIKRGLKPSQSQTL, encoded by the coding sequence ATGAAAAACATCCACCGCCACCGTCACTTCCGGCCACTTCACCACCGTAATCCACCCGCCCCATCTCCTTCATACCACCACCAGCATTTCAACAACGACGAAACTCTAATTTCTACTCTCACCAACATTCTCCACAATCACAAAACCTGGAATTCATCACTCAACAACACATTCATTTCAAACAACTTAAAACCTCATCACATCGAACAGGTACTTATCAATACTATAAATGATCCAAAATTAGCTTTACGTTTCTTCAATTTCTTAGGTCTTCATAAAAACTTCAATCACTCAACGACGTCGTTTTGTATATTAATTCACTCACTAGTTCAGTTCAATTACCTATGGCCTGCATCTTCCTTAATTCAAACATTGTTGCTACGAACGTCTAATCCGCGTGTTTTGTTTGatttttattataatacttatgtgAATGTGAATTTGAATTTTGATAAGAGCTTAGGGTTTGATTTGTTAATTAATGCTTATCTGCAAAGCAAAAAAGTATTAGATTCGTTTGTGATTGTTAACTTGATGAAGGAGAGGAATTTAATGCCTGAAATTAGGACTGTGAGTGATGTGTTTAATGGATTGATTAGGATTCGACGGTTCGATTTAGTGTTGAGGTTTTTCGATGAGATGATGGAAATTGGTGTTAGAGGGAATGCTTATGTGCATACTGCTGTGATCAGATGTTTGTGTGAGGTGAAGAATTTTGATAAAGCTAAAGAAATGATACAGCAATTAGAATGTGATGAGAACGAAGTTAACATCGTTATGTATAATGTGTTGATTCATGGACTTTGTAAAGGCCAAAAGATGGAAGAAGCCATGGCGATTAAGGAATCGTTAGGTTCGAAGGGTTTGAAAGCTGATGTAGTGACTTATAGTAGTTTAGTTATGGGATTTTGTCGGTTACAACAATTTGTAAAAGGTAGAATTTTAGTTAATGAAATGGTGGAGATGGAATTTGTACCGAATGAGGCGGTTGTTTCGAGTTTAGTTGATGGGTTGAGAAGAAGTGGGGATGTAATTAGTGCTTATAATTTGATTCAAGATTTAGGGCGTATTGGAGCGGGGCCAAGTTTATTTGTGTATAACGCGTTGATTAATTCTTTATGTAGAGAGGGAAATGTGGTTGAAGCGGATATACTTTTTAGAAACACGGGTTCTTATGGTTTAACCACTAATGATATTACTTACTCGATTATAATTGATTCGTTGTGCAAAAGAGGGAAACTTGATTATGCGCGTGTTTTACTTGATGAAATGAATAATGCGGGAATACGAGCGTCTGTTTATCCGTATAATTCAATGATAAGTGGATATTGTAAGTTAGGGAAGCTTAGGATAGCAGAGTCTATATTTGAGGAAATGGTTTGTGTAGGTTTAAGTCCTACTGTCATAACATATACTATCTTAATAGACGGGTATTGCAAACACGAAAACGTGCATAAGGCGTTGAGGCTTTATCATGAGATGACGGGAAAAATGATATTTCCAAACACGTATACGTTTACTGCTTTGATCTCGGGACTTTGTCTTGCAAATATGATGGCTGAAGCTAATGATTTGTTTCATGAAATGATGGAAAAAGGTGTCATGCCTAATGAGATAACCTATAATGTGATGATCGACGGTTTATGTCGTGAAGGTAACACAGATAAAGCGTTTGAATTGCTTAATGACATGGTGGAAAAGGGTCTTAAACCAGATACATATACCTTCAGATCTTTAATAAGTGGTCTTTGTTTGATTAATAAAGTTTCTGAAGCTAAAGAATTTGTAAATAACCTCAACGAGCAAAATCACAAGCTGAATGAGATGTGTTATAGCGCTTTATTGCAAGGTTATTATGAAAATGGACGTCTCGATGATGCATATAATGCCTGCAACGATATGATGAAGAATGGGATTAATATAGACCTCGTTTGTTATTCTGTGCTTATAAATGGAACCGCTAAACAAGGTGATGTTGTTAAATTAGTATACTTTTTGAAAGAAATGCATGATCGAGGATTAAAGCCTGATAATGTTTTATATACAATCTTGATTGATGCTTTTGGCAAAGCAGGAGATCTTGATAAATCAATGGGGTATTGGGATATAATGATCGGTGAAGGGTGTAACCCGAACGTTGTTACATACACTGTAATTATCGACTGTTTATGTAAATTAGGATTTTTCGATAAAGCTGAGATATTGTGCAAGGAGATGCTTGTTAATGGCGTAATTCCAAATCATGTTACGTATGGTTGCTTTCTTGATTGCCTTACGAACGAAGGGCATATGCAAAAAGCATTAGTCCTTCACAATGTAATGCTTAAAGGGTCTTTAGCGAACACCGTAACATACAATATATTAATCCGGGGTTTTTGTAAAATGGGTAAATTTCAAGAAGCTACTGATGCGTTGTTCGAGATGTACGATAATGGCATCTTACCTGATTTAATAAGTTATTCGACCATTATTAGTGAATATTGTAAAGTTGGTGATCTCCATGAAGCAATAAAGTTATGGGACTTGATGATCGATAGGGGTTTAAAACCTGATCTAGTGGCTTACAATTCTATAATACAAGGTTGTCGTGTTACTGGAGAATTGATCAAGGCAGATGAATTTCGTGATGACATGATAAAAAGAGGATTGAAGCCAAGTCAAAGTCAAACTTTATAG